One stretch of Hemitrygon akajei chromosome 18, sHemAka1.3, whole genome shotgun sequence DNA includes these proteins:
- the dcakd gene encoding dephospho-CoA kinase domain-containing protein isoform X2: MKNSTSSFPCFYFRRMFLVGLTGGIASGKSTVATLFRELGCPVIDSDQIARQVVELDSPVYWAIVRSFGEEILLEDRTINREKLGSIIFSSREKRLLLNSITHPAIHRALFKQVFIYFIQGYRYVILDVPLLFETNKVAKFMKHTIVVYCDPQAQLTRLMKRNNLIQAEAEQRISVQMPLEQKCKLANHVIDNSGDPASTYRQVCKLHSQLEDSMDFLAVRLFAVVTLTAFGGLLYMFIKKFIF, from the exons ATGAAA AATAGTACCTCATCCTTCCCATGCTTTTATTTCAGAAGAATGTTCCTGGTTGGCCTGACTGGAGGGATTGCCTCCGGGAAAAGCACGGTTGCTACTTTGTTTCGTGAACTTGGATGCCCTGTTATAGATTCCGATCAGATAGCAAGACAGG TTGTTGAGTTGGACTCCCCTGTGTACTGGGCAATAGTGCGTTCCTTTGGTGAGGAGATCCTGCTGGAGGACAGAACCATCAACAGGGAGAAACTGGGCAGCATCATTTTCTCCAGCAGGGAGAAACGGCTGCTCCTGAATTCCATCACTCATCCAGCAATCCACAGAGCCTTGTTCAAACAAGTCTTTATATATTTTATTCAAG GGTACCGATATGTTATTCTTGATGTCCCACTCTTGTTTGAAACAAATAAGGTGGCTAAATTTATGAAGCATACTATAGTTGTTTACTG TGACCCTCAGGCCCAGTTGACCAGATTGATGAAGAGAAATAACCTGATCCAGGCTGAAGCAGAGCAACGCATTAGTGTTCAGATGCCATTGGAACAGAAGTGCAAGCTGGCAAACCATGTGATCGATAACTCTGGGGATCCTGCCAGTACATACCGGCAGGTTTGCAAACTGCACTCTCAGCTTGAAGACTCCATGGATTTTTTAGCAGTAAGATTGTTTGCTGTGGTCACCCTTACTGCTTTTGGCGGCCTTTTGTACATGTtcattaaaaaatttattttttaa
- the dcakd gene encoding dephospho-CoA kinase domain-containing protein isoform X1: MMEVWSTRKMLEELSRSGSDFGGNGHLMVESRPFIRTKIASLDVYKERMFLVGLTGGIASGKSTVATLFRELGCPVIDSDQIARQVVELDSPVYWAIVRSFGEEILLEDRTINREKLGSIIFSSREKRLLLNSITHPAIHRALFKQVFIYFIQGYRYVILDVPLLFETNKVAKFMKHTIVVYCDPQAQLTRLMKRNNLIQAEAEQRISVQMPLEQKCKLANHVIDNSGDPASTYRQVCKLHSQLEDSMDFLAVRLFAVVTLTAFGGLLYMFIKKFIF; the protein is encoded by the exons atgatggaagTCTggagcacacgcaaaatgctggaggaactcagcaggtcaggcagcgactTCGGAGGGAATGGACACTTGATGGTTGAGTCAAGACCCTTTATTAGGACCAAAATTGCCAGCCTTGATGTATACAAAGA AAGAATGTTCCTGGTTGGCCTGACTGGAGGGATTGCCTCCGGGAAAAGCACGGTTGCTACTTTGTTTCGTGAACTTGGATGCCCTGTTATAGATTCCGATCAGATAGCAAGACAGG TTGTTGAGTTGGACTCCCCTGTGTACTGGGCAATAGTGCGTTCCTTTGGTGAGGAGATCCTGCTGGAGGACAGAACCATCAACAGGGAGAAACTGGGCAGCATCATTTTCTCCAGCAGGGAGAAACGGCTGCTCCTGAATTCCATCACTCATCCAGCAATCCACAGAGCCTTGTTCAAACAAGTCTTTATATATTTTATTCAAG GGTACCGATATGTTATTCTTGATGTCCCACTCTTGTTTGAAACAAATAAGGTGGCTAAATTTATGAAGCATACTATAGTTGTTTACTG TGACCCTCAGGCCCAGTTGACCAGATTGATGAAGAGAAATAACCTGATCCAGGCTGAAGCAGAGCAACGCATTAGTGTTCAGATGCCATTGGAACAGAAGTGCAAGCTGGCAAACCATGTGATCGATAACTCTGGGGATCCTGCCAGTACATACCGGCAGGTTTGCAAACTGCACTCTCAGCTTGAAGACTCCATGGATTTTTTAGCAGTAAGATTGTTTGCTGTGGTCACCCTTACTGCTTTTGGCGGCCTTTTGTACATGTtcattaaaaaatttattttttaa
- the dcakd gene encoding dephospho-CoA kinase domain-containing protein isoform X3, which translates to MFLVGLTGGIASGKSTVATLFRELGCPVIDSDQIARQVVELDSPVYWAIVRSFGEEILLEDRTINREKLGSIIFSSREKRLLLNSITHPAIHRALFKQVFIYFIQGYRYVILDVPLLFETNKVAKFMKHTIVVYCDPQAQLTRLMKRNNLIQAEAEQRISVQMPLEQKCKLANHVIDNSGDPASTYRQVCKLHSQLEDSMDFLAVRLFAVVTLTAFGGLLYMFIKKFIF; encoded by the exons ATGTTCCTGGTTGGCCTGACTGGAGGGATTGCCTCCGGGAAAAGCACGGTTGCTACTTTGTTTCGTGAACTTGGATGCCCTGTTATAGATTCCGATCAGATAGCAAGACAGG TTGTTGAGTTGGACTCCCCTGTGTACTGGGCAATAGTGCGTTCCTTTGGTGAGGAGATCCTGCTGGAGGACAGAACCATCAACAGGGAGAAACTGGGCAGCATCATTTTCTCCAGCAGGGAGAAACGGCTGCTCCTGAATTCCATCACTCATCCAGCAATCCACAGAGCCTTGTTCAAACAAGTCTTTATATATTTTATTCAAG GGTACCGATATGTTATTCTTGATGTCCCACTCTTGTTTGAAACAAATAAGGTGGCTAAATTTATGAAGCATACTATAGTTGTTTACTG TGACCCTCAGGCCCAGTTGACCAGATTGATGAAGAGAAATAACCTGATCCAGGCTGAAGCAGAGCAACGCATTAGTGTTCAGATGCCATTGGAACAGAAGTGCAAGCTGGCAAACCATGTGATCGATAACTCTGGGGATCCTGCCAGTACATACCGGCAGGTTTGCAAACTGCACTCTCAGCTTGAAGACTCCATGGATTTTTTAGCAGTAAGATTGTTTGCTGTGGTCACCCTTACTGCTTTTGGCGGCCTTTTGTACATGTtcattaaaaaatttattttttaa